Part of the Terriglobia bacterium genome, CCAGCATGCAGATGAAATGGCTGAAAATCCGGCAGAAAAGCCGCAGACCTGCCAGCACGCTGGACGAATGTATGGGTCATGTGTCCGAATGATCGTACTGTTGCGGTTACCACCTGCCCTAATTCATTCTCTTTTTTGACTGGTTCCTGCACCGGATATGCACCCCGGAGCAGTGCAAGGTGAAAAGAACGTTCAGCATCCTCCACACCGAACGCGATATCTTTCACGCCATCACCGTGCAACCGTACGTCATGAGCAATGCTGCTCGAGGGGTTGGTGGAACTTGTGACTAAAATCCCTGTATTACCCTGAACCATTGCATAAGAAATGTGATTACGATGACCGGTCTCTAGCCCCTGGTATCCAATCGGAGTAAAACCAAACCGGCTCTGAAGAAAATGCATTGACTGAAAAGCATTTCCTACTAGCAGGTGCACATGGTCAATTTTTTCAATTCCTAGCTTTTGCTTTGTATCTGCGAACGTCCGGGACACAGCTTGTATGGCAGCCATTCTTTTGATCTCCTTTCATTGCTAGCCGTTGCGGCCGATGATTATGCGTTGTAAATGGGGTGTTGGTATCAGCTTGACACCTGCGAGCCGCCACATTTGTGCTGTTGCTCATTGCTATCTGTTCTCCCGACCAGAGTGTCTCTGTAGGCCGTTTCGCTCATGGCTTAGACTTAGGAGTTGGCGGTGAGAATCAATTGACGGCCACTTTCCCGTTGGTAACGCTCCGTCAGATAGCTGTGCAAGGACGGCAAGAATTGCGCGAGGCGCTGGGATTCCCGGCAAATTGTATCGAAGGCCGTTATAGCCTGGCTGCTATTCCGATAGTCGAGCAAGGGCAGACTCGATTCCGGCCTGTAACCAAGCCCCAGTAGCATGACACTATAGGAGTATGCTTCAAACCCGTGGTACCGGGGATTAATTGTCCTGTTTGTAGGAAGACAATATTTCCAAAGTTTCATCCGTTCGGCCAACTCCCCGGGCATTTCCACGTCTGTCTTGGTTGCCTTCCAAAAGGGTGTATCATTTCTGGTGCTGGCAACATAGTGTAAGGTCAGAAACTCCCGGACCCCATCCATCACGTCAGCGACTGCCTGGTTGTAACTTTTTATGTTTTCTTCATCAAACGTGGGACGGGGAAAATGAGATGCCAGTTGCTCTATGGCGTGCTGAATGAAAAAGATGCCGGTGGACTCCAACGGTTCGACAAAGCCGCTCGATAGACCAATCGCTACACAGTTCTTCACCCAGGAACTTCGACTCCTGCCAATCCGCATCTTAATGTGCTTGGCCGGGCAGCCATAGCTCCTTTCTCCCAGGTGCTGCCTGAACTCCTGCTCCGCAGATTCCGGAGACTGGAACGTACTACAATACACATAGCCAGTACCGATCCTGTGAAAAAGAGGAATATTCCAAACCCAGCCAGAGGAAAGCGCGGTTGCAGTAGTGTATGGTTGTATGCCTTCTGTATCCGGATAGCTCGGGATTTGAAGAGCTATAGCACT contains:
- a CDS encoding tryptophan 7-halogenase — protein: MHHKFRLIIVGGGSAGWMTAAYLSKAFDHGVDIQLVESSNIHTVGVGEATFSTIRLFFDFLGLEEEDWMCHCNASYKLAIKFVDWNAEKRHFYHPFQRFGSVEGTSMVQWWLKLNSNIAPFDYSCFSVPAICDALKSPRFQDGRIFDSKVDRYLSSSDPDKALLLEELKIQYPYAYHFDASLIAKFMSRYAQQRGVHQIIDDVLDVKMTENGFIQGIRTANHGLIEGDLFVDCTGFRGMLINGVLKEPFISYARSLPNDSAIALQIPSYPDTEGIQPYTTATALSSGWVWNIPLFHRIGTGYVYCSTFQSPESAEQEFRQHLGERSYGCPAKHIKMRIGRSRSSWVKNCVAIGLSSGFVEPLESTGIFFIQHAIEQLASHFPRPTFDEENIKSYNQAVADVMDGVREFLTLHYVASTRNDTPFWKATKTDVEMPGELAERMKLWKYCLPTNRTINPRYHGFEAYSYSVMLLGLGYRPESSLPLLDYRNSSQAITAFDTICRESQRLAQFLPSLHSYLTERYQRESGRQLILTANS